Below is a genomic region from Flammeovirgaceae bacterium SG7u.111.
GAAAAAGGAGTGCTAAAATCTAGATCATTTGAGCTGAGTTCGAGCAAAGAAGGCAACAAAACATCCTTTCCTTTATATTGAACCGAAAATGGAATTCCGCTTTTATCAGCCTCAGCCAATTTTGGAAAAACGGTAAAGACCTTAGACCCGTCGGGCGATTTGACCACAATCTCCTCTTGCTTGTTACAGGCAAGAAAAATTACTGATATTGCCAGTAATAAAAATAGTTTTTTTACAAACATGTCTTTGCTATTTATTTTTATTTTATATCATCAAAACCTCTAATCCATTTATTCCGAAATAACCACTGCTTTCTTGTAAGCCTTTTCAAAGCGGAACTCCACCTGATTTGGGTTCATCCTGCTCACATTTCCTTTTCGCTCTATGTAGTTTCCGCTGTCATCATACAAGCGGACCACGGCAGGTTTGAAGTCAGGTGCAATGGGTACTTTTACCACTACTGGCTCATCGTTTTGTACCCAAAAACCGTCCTCTTTCTTTTCTACAGAAACTGTTGCCGGCGTATTGACTGCCAAAATTTCCCAATCATCTTTTTTCAATTGGTACACTCCAGCTGCAAACAAAAAGACCGGCGTAATTTCTTCACCTTGTGTCCTTATGATCGACAGCAACCCTTTTTGGTAAAACCCTTCTTCGGAAACCACATCGCTTTCCGAAGTGGAAGCAACTATGTAATCAGCAACCAGTTCGTCAGCATGTGTCACTTTTATCTTTTGGCAGGCAGGGTTCTTTGAATCGGCGGTAAACACTACATTCTTTATCGGATTGTTCCCATTTTCCATGTGAGGGTTGAAAACGAGCGCATATGGGTTGACCCAAGCTTCTTTGTTCCTTCTCAAGATCAACGTAGGCATCTTCGCATCAAGCAGCGACTCGGGAGCCGTTCCTTTCGATAAGGCATTGCTTTTTGGACCTTTGGCAAAAAACACCTGTTGGTTTTCATCTCCCTTTATCCAAATTTTCATAAGGTTATCCGCTGCGTCCGCTTCTTCAATTCGGAACACGGCTTTTACATCCTCGCTAATATCAATCGCCTTCTTTTCCGTCAAATAATCGTATGCTTTTAGTTGCCCATTTTCTGAAGTCAGCTCCTCAGTCTCTTTCAATGCCAGTTCCTTATCCGCCCGGTCGAAAAGCTGGAAGGTATGTCCAAGATTGTGATAAAAATAGTCGTGCTTTTGGGCTGCCCTATTCGTTTTTGACCTAAACAAATCCAACACATATCCATCGCCCGATGGGGTGTTGATCAGAGCTGTCAATCTTTGCTGATCTGCATTGGTTTCTGGCTCCACAAAGGAAACTTTGGCAAATGAAACATGCTTAAAAAGTGGACTTAGCTCACCTGATTTTGGAAAATGATTGTCCAAACTAAAAGGATGAAAACTCCGCATATTTGAATACGTCGATTTCCCATCTACCACCACCGTATTGTGCGCCGGCATTTTGGAATAATACTCTCTAAAATCTGAGCTCCAGTAGCTTCGTCCCTTGCCCATATCGGGCGCATGAACATACTTATTGGCAAACAATTCCATGGAAACTCCATTGGCATGTGCGTGGTTGCCATACGAGCCCACCGTAGAAACCATCATCGCTTTATCCCCTGTTCCCATTCGCTGGACAAACATACTTACATTGGGTGCATAAAAAGTGGGGCTCATTAGACCTGAAGTCTCTACTTGCTGATCGGGCGCAACCGAACTCAGTTCATCTACATAAAAATTGAGCTGAAAAAGACTTTTTGCCCTCCGTTTGTACAAGCCATTTTCTACATAAGGCTGGAGCAAAGAGGTAATGAGCTGTTCTTTTTCCTTGTCCCCGTATTTTTGATAATTGGCTATGAGCAATTCAAAATTTTCGAAAGGAATAGTCCCATGCCCCGAATCGCCAAACCCTACATTATATCCACTTGGAAATAAGTATTGGAAACATGCCAAAGCAGCTTTTTCTATGATGGGAAAATTTGCCAATTCGTTGGCGTTGCTCACATTATCCAACAAAGCCAAAATCTCTAGCAAAGTGGTATTCACATGCATGGAATAAGAGGGAGACTCGGGCCAAATACCCGTTTCCTGATCATAAACCAGCAATGCATCTTTTATGGCGATTTGCCGAGGGGTAGAAGCCTCAAATGTGTGCTTCAAATAATACTGCTGCCCTTTTCCGTTTGCATAGCTTTCATCCTCTTCAAGGGCAAGAGCTATATAGGTTAAGAATCTTGCCTGAAAGAGGTTCCAGTTGTTGTCGGGAATACCAAATTTGATGATCTGGTCGCCCCATTTCTGGAAAACGGCTGCCGTATTGCTCAAATCAGCCTTATTTTCCACAAAATAATTGTACAAATAATCGTAAGACACAGCCAAATGCTGGACAGCTTTTTCATGAATCACTTCGAAAGTTGCCAAGCCCGAAATAAACCTTTGGTTAGACTCGTCCAGTACCTCTGGCGGATTGCGGTAATGCATCCCGTCGATGTAAGTGAAAAATACTGGTGCAGCGAGCTTTGCATACTTTTTATCGCCTGTAAGCCAATATAGGAAAGCAGCATCTTCCACTATAGATAAAATCCGTCGGTTGATGCCTTCTATTGCATGCCCCATTTCGGAAGGGTGAACCCATTGCTTTTTACCCGTTTCTTTGTGCTCTAAAAAGTACCCTCGCTCATCGTCAAAATAAGGTTCTATCTCTTCCAATGGACGAGATTTGTAATCTGTAGCCCAGTCTCTTGTACCCGAATAGCGAACCGTCGGGACGGGTGCTTCCCCATCGGAATGGGAAAAATCGCCTCCTTTTAGGTACACGTTCGAATGCTTTGTTTTCCAGTTCATTTGTAAGCGGGACACCAGCCATTTGGGATCTTTTTTGCACAGCTTTATGTACTTCGCTACATTTTCTTTCTTGCGCTCTACAAACTCTTTTTTCCAAGGCACTTCCTCAAGAGAAGTTAGAAATGCGGCTTTGGAAGCATCATTATTTAATATGCGAGGATGTTGGCTTTTTAAGCCGTTTTGCGCAGAAAGCAGCAAAGAACAGCCGATAAAAATCGAAGTCAGTAGGGTTTTGTGAATGTTTTTTTTCATTGATATATTTTGCTTAGTTTGTTCATTGTTGATTTCCCTGTGTTATTTGCCGTTTAAAGTATATTCAATGGGTTGGATAGTTCCGTCTTCGTTAAATTTCATTTTTTCATAACAAGCTGATCGCTTGAAAAAAGAACCGTTGTTCACATCGCCTCGCTGATAAAAGA
It encodes:
- a CDS encoding heparinase II/III family protein encodes the protein MKKNIHKTLLTSIFIGCSLLLSAQNGLKSQHPRILNNDASKAAFLTSLEEVPWKKEFVERKKENVAKYIKLCKKDPKWLVSRLQMNWKTKHSNVYLKGGDFSHSDGEAPVPTVRYSGTRDWATDYKSRPLEEIEPYFDDERGYFLEHKETGKKQWVHPSEMGHAIEGINRRILSIVEDAAFLYWLTGDKKYAKLAAPVFFTYIDGMHYRNPPEVLDESNQRFISGLATFEVIHEKAVQHLAVSYDYLYNYFVENKADLSNTAAVFQKWGDQIIKFGIPDNNWNLFQARFLTYIALALEEDESYANGKGQQYYLKHTFEASTPRQIAIKDALLVYDQETGIWPESPSYSMHVNTTLLEILALLDNVSNANELANFPIIEKAALACFQYLFPSGYNVGFGDSGHGTIPFENFELLIANYQKYGDKEKEQLITSLLQPYVENGLYKRRAKSLFQLNFYVDELSSVAPDQQVETSGLMSPTFYAPNVSMFVQRMGTGDKAMMVSTVGSYGNHAHANGVSMELFANKYVHAPDMGKGRSYWSSDFREYYSKMPAHNTVVVDGKSTYSNMRSFHPFSLDNHFPKSGELSPLFKHVSFAKVSFVEPETNADQQRLTALINTPSGDGYVLDLFRSKTNRAAQKHDYFYHNLGHTFQLFDRADKELALKETEELTSENGQLKAYDYLTEKKAIDISEDVKAVFRIEEADAADNLMKIWIKGDENQQVFFAKGPKSNALSKGTAPESLLDAKMPTLILRRNKEAWVNPYALVFNPHMENGNNPIKNVVFTADSKNPACQKIKVTHADELVADYIVASTSESDVVSEEGFYQKGLLSIIRTQGEEITPVFLFAAGVYQLKKDDWEILAVNTPATVSVEKKEDGFWVQNDEPVVVKVPIAPDFKPAVVRLYDDSGNYIERKGNVSRMNPNQVEFRFEKAYKKAVVISE